From one Acidobacteriota bacterium genomic stretch:
- a CDS encoding FecR domain-containing protein, giving the protein MKKLAELSLLAVALAAAGSVAAQNADSVAQTQLSPVADKAVAQAASPAQAMPVKAVADTLVTRLPGDTHVRIVRLSQVQGKVGMDRGTGHGVEISMQNMPIAENMALGTSKDDSYAEVEFEDGSTLRLGPDTAVAFPQLVLRASGARATIVRVDRGTVYVSRDNAKSDEFALVIGGTRKIDVSPSTHLRMELDGTKAAIAVFSGNAAVEGESGSPLMVGKKQTLSFDIAGNSVQVELAKKVEEGPFDGWDQDAQKYHERYAKANSLLGNGYGVGDLNYYGSFVNVGGGLFWQPYFVGAGWSPYGNGLWALYPGGIYSWVSPYPWGWLPFHSGTWTYIPSFGWGWQPGGTFVGVNNVGSGHLPVRGPGRLPGGLLPRPPLVARDSLVAVNQQPLVISRPEAGGKFVFRNDSAGLGVPRGSMGKLGGISQDVAHHGFSNRDVYVAPAGSPSRWNDGQVYHGPLAFHRGSMPDEARQAMWARQQAATGAMQPQHSQGQFAAGSLRSDHTPGQNGASSGWQGRQGQPAQLSTANGLAWKQGGTNAAPAGANGSHSWNNAGAGAGASGHTWNGSNAGGAASTGGHTWNGGGNAGASAGGGGHTWSGGGGNAGGGGTNAGGGGHWSGGGGAPASTGGGGSSGGSSSGSAGSHK; this is encoded by the coding sequence ATGAAAAAGCTGGCTGAGTTGAGTCTGTTGGCTGTGGCTTTGGCGGCGGCAGGAAGCGTTGCTGCCCAGAACGCTGATTCCGTTGCACAAACACAGCTATCTCCGGTGGCAGACAAGGCGGTTGCACAGGCCGCTTCGCCCGCTCAGGCCATGCCGGTAAAGGCTGTTGCAGATACCCTGGTGACGCGGCTGCCCGGAGATACGCACGTAAGGATCGTGCGGTTGAGCCAGGTCCAGGGCAAAGTGGGGATGGACCGCGGCACCGGGCATGGCGTAGAGATTTCCATGCAGAACATGCCGATCGCCGAAAATATGGCGCTGGGCACCTCAAAGGACGACAGCTATGCCGAGGTGGAGTTTGAGGACGGCAGCACCCTGCGGCTGGGACCAGACACCGCGGTGGCCTTTCCTCAACTGGTATTGCGGGCCTCGGGCGCTCGGGCAACCATCGTTCGTGTCGATCGCGGAACCGTATACGTGAGCCGCGACAATGCAAAGAGCGACGAGTTCGCACTGGTGATTGGTGGAACCAGGAAGATCGATGTTTCGCCTTCCACGCACCTTCGCATGGAGTTGGATGGAACGAAGGCGGCGATCGCGGTCTTCTCCGGAAACGCTGCCGTGGAGGGAGAGAGCGGATCTCCTTTGATGGTGGGGAAGAAGCAGACGCTCTCTTTCGACATTGCCGGCAATAGCGTGCAGGTTGAGTTGGCTAAGAAGGTGGAAGAGGGGCCGTTTGACGGCTGGGACCAGGACGCCCAGAAATACCACGAGCGCTACGCGAAGGCGAACTCGCTGCTGGGGAATGGGTATGGCGTCGGTGACCTGAACTACTACGGCTCGTTTGTGAATGTCGGCGGTGGACTCTTCTGGCAGCCGTACTTTGTAGGCGCGGGTTGGAGCCCTTACGGCAATGGCCTGTGGGCACTCTATCCCGGCGGTATCTACTCATGGGTGTCGCCGTATCCCTGGGGCTGGCTGCCGTTCCATTCGGGCACGTGGACGTATATCCCTTCGTTCGGCTGGGGTTGGCAACCGGGAGGAACGTTTGTAGGCGTCAACAATGTGGGCAGCGGGCATCTACCGGTTCGGGGCCCGGGGCGTCTGCCGGGTGGTCTGCTTCCGCGACCGCCTTTGGTCGCAAGAGACTCGTTAGTAGCAGTGAACCAGCAGCCGCTGGTGATCTCCAGGCCTGAGGCCGGAGGGAAGTTTGTCTTCCGCAACGATTCAGCCGGGCTGGGAGTACCTCGCGGGTCGATGGGCAAACTTGGCGGGATCTCGCAGGATGTCGCGCATCATGGGTTCTCGAACCGGGATGTGTATGTAGCGCCGGCTGGCTCGCCGTCGCGCTGGAACGATGGCCAGGTGTATCACGGCCCGCTGGCCTTCCATCGTGGATCGATGCCGGATGAAGCGCGGCAGGCGATGTGGGCACGGCAGCAGGCTGCTACGGGAGCGATGCAGCCTCAGCACAGTCAGGGACAGTTTGCGGCAGGTTCACTCCGCAGCGACCATACCCCGGGACAGAACGGTGCGTCCTCGGGATGGCAGGGACGCCAGGGCCAGCCCGCGCAACTCAGCACCGCGAATGGCCTTGCCTGGAAGCAGGGCGGAACAAACGCTGCACCGGCAGGCGCGAATGGTTCGCATAGCTGGAACAATGCAGGGGCTGGTGCTGGTGCAAGCGGCCATACATGGAACGGTTCCAATGCGGGCGGAGCTGCGTCGACGGGTGGGCACACCTGGAACGGCGGCGGTAATGCAGGCGCCTCCGCAGGCGGTGGTGGTCATACATGGAGCGGTGGTGGCGGCAACGCCGGTGGTGGTGGCACGAACGCCGGTGGCGGTGGCCATTGGAGTGGCGGAGGTGGCGCTCCGGCGAGTACGGGCGGTGGTGGCAGCAGTGGCGGATCGAGTTCAGGATCTGCGGGAAGCCATAAGTAA
- the ychF gene encoding redox-regulated ATPase YchF yields the protein MPLNCGIVGLPNVGKSTIFNALTSAKAQAANYPFCTIEPNTGTVVVPDARLDQITKLVVPNRTVPTTMEFIDIAGLVEGASKGEGLGNQFLGHIRATDAICHVVRCFDDPEVVHVAGGVNPLHDIDIINTELLLADLDTVDKRAQRVEKLARNTQDAKIKSEASAVAKLKAVLEAGKPARTADLTDDERIAARELFLITMKPQLYVANVDEAGLTTGNAYTEAVEKRAAEEGAQVVRICGALESEIAQLDPAERTEFLESVGLHEPGLNRLIHSAYRLLDLITYFTSGVQEVRAWTIKRGTKAPGAAGVIHSDFERGFIKADCYACDDLFKYGSEQAVKEKGLLRSEGKEYIVKDGDILFFKFNV from the coding sequence TTGCCATTGAACTGCGGAATCGTCGGCCTGCCCAACGTGGGCAAGTCCACCATCTTCAACGCCCTCACCTCGGCCAAGGCCCAGGCGGCGAACTATCCCTTCTGCACCATCGAGCCCAACACCGGCACCGTCGTCGTTCCCGACGCCCGGCTCGACCAGATCACAAAGCTCGTCGTGCCCAATCGCACCGTGCCCACCACGATGGAGTTCATTGACATCGCCGGTCTCGTCGAAGGCGCCAGCAAGGGCGAAGGACTCGGCAACCAGTTCCTCGGCCACATCCGCGCCACCGACGCCATCTGCCACGTCGTCCGCTGCTTCGACGACCCCGAGGTCGTCCACGTCGCAGGCGGAGTCAACCCGCTGCACGACATCGACATCATCAACACCGAGCTTCTGCTCGCCGACCTCGACACCGTCGACAAGCGCGCCCAGCGCGTCGAAAAGCTGGCGCGCAACACGCAGGACGCAAAGATCAAGTCCGAAGCCTCCGCCGTTGCCAAGCTCAAGGCCGTGCTCGAGGCAGGCAAGCCCGCCCGCACCGCCGACCTGACCGACGACGAGCGCATCGCCGCGCGCGAGCTCTTCCTCATCACCATGAAGCCGCAGCTCTACGTCGCCAACGTCGACGAAGCCGGCCTCACTACAGGCAACGCCTACACCGAGGCCGTCGAGAAACGCGCTGCCGAAGAGGGCGCACAGGTCGTGCGCATCTGTGGCGCGCTCGAGAGCGAGATCGCCCAGCTCGACCCCGCCGAGCGCACCGAGTTCCTCGAATCCGTCGGCCTCCACGAGCCAGGCCTCAACCGCCTGATCCACTCCGCCTACCGCCTGCTCGACCTCATCACCTACTTCACCTCAGGCGTGCAGGAGGTCCGCGCATGGACCATCAAGCGCGGCACCAAAGCCCCCGGCGCAGCAGGCGTCATCCACTCCGACTTCGAGCGCGGCTTCATCAAGGCCGACTGCTACGCTTGCGACGACCTCTTCAAGTACGGCAGCGAACAAGCCGTCAAAGAAAAGGGCCTCCTGCGCTCAGAAGGCAAGGAGTACATCGTCAAAGACGGCGATATTCTCTTCTTCAAGTTCAACGTCTGA
- a CDS encoding EamA family transporter — protein MTETQISNESAQMRTGVDLRVLLAFAAIYLLWGTTFFAIRIAVHEVPPLFAAGTRMLIAGAVVLGWQWFRGAARPTARQWRSMAWMGVLMFVVDYGLLFWAEKFVPSGIAAVLSATVPLMTIAFEIFVFRMLPFRWSQVGAVVLGFCGVGVLLLPDAHQRLAIVPSVAILVGTAGWCLGTVLSRRMDLPESRAVTSGGAMMIGGAVLLVLSAVFGEMHPWPHVSLRAGLAIGYLISCGSVLAFTAYVFLLGRMPASTVASYAYVNPVVAVALGYFVAGEAITPRMFAGAALVLVSVYLILRKPRRLAKEATAA, from the coding sequence ATGACAGAGACCCAGATCAGCAACGAAAGTGCACAGATGCGTACAGGGGTCGATCTCCGCGTCTTGCTGGCATTTGCCGCGATCTACCTTTTATGGGGAACGACGTTTTTTGCGATACGGATCGCGGTGCACGAGGTGCCTCCGCTGTTTGCGGCGGGGACGCGGATGCTGATCGCGGGCGCGGTGGTGCTGGGCTGGCAGTGGTTCCGGGGCGCGGCGCGTCCCACGGCGCGGCAGTGGCGCAGCATGGCGTGGATGGGCGTGCTGATGTTTGTGGTGGACTATGGATTGCTGTTCTGGGCGGAGAAGTTCGTTCCGTCGGGCATAGCGGCTGTGTTGTCCGCGACGGTCCCGCTTATGACGATTGCGTTCGAGATATTCGTGTTCCGTATGCTGCCGTTCCGCTGGAGCCAGGTGGGCGCGGTGGTGCTGGGCTTCTGCGGCGTGGGCGTGCTGCTGTTGCCGGACGCGCACCAGCGGCTGGCGATCGTGCCGTCGGTCGCGATCCTGGTGGGTACGGCGGGGTGGTGTCTGGGAACAGTGCTCAGCAGACGGATGGATCTGCCGGAATCGCGCGCGGTGACGTCGGGCGGCGCGATGATGATCGGCGGCGCGGTGCTGCTGGTGCTGTCGGCGGTTTTTGGCGAGATGCATCCGTGGCCGCATGTGTCGCTGCGCGCGGGGTTGGCGATCGGATACCTGATCTCGTGCGGCTCGGTGCTGGCGTTTACGGCGTATGTGTTTCTGCTGGGCAGGATGCCGGCGAGCACGGTCGCGAGCTACGCGTATGTGAACCCCGTGGTGGCGGTGGCGCTGGGCTACTTCGTTGCGGGCGAGGCGATTACGCCGCGAATGTTTGCCGGGGCCGCGCTGGTGCTGGTGAGCGTCTACCTCATCCTTCGCAAGCCACGCAGGCTGGCGAAGGAAGCCACGGCGGCATGA
- a CDS encoding DinB family protein has protein sequence MRMKMVCAVAGLMISGVAVAQAPVGAVAEVQHSYAGVKENILKSADKMPASDYSYKPVADVRTYARVVNHISEAQLRSCGAVNGTPADKLTKVPAETADRAAIVAALKASFAECDKAFATAVPGNLQDLFTLGQGKRSRVGLLWGTVSHDNEQYATLALYLRLKGIAPPSSEK, from the coding sequence ATGCGGATGAAGATGGTGTGTGCGGTGGCTGGTCTGATGATCTCGGGTGTTGCCGTGGCCCAGGCTCCGGTGGGCGCTGTGGCGGAGGTGCAGCACAGCTACGCTGGCGTGAAGGAGAACATCCTGAAGTCGGCCGATAAGATGCCTGCATCCGACTACAGCTATAAGCCGGTCGCGGATGTTCGCACGTATGCGCGCGTCGTCAACCACATCAGCGAGGCGCAGCTGCGGAGCTGCGGCGCGGTGAACGGCACTCCGGCCGACAAGCTGACGAAGGTGCCCGCCGAGACTGCGGACAGGGCGGCGATCGTCGCCGCGCTGAAGGCATCGTTCGCCGAGTGCGACAAGGCCTTCGCGACAGCCGTTCCGGGCAATCTTCAGGACCTGTTTACGCTGGGCCAGGGCAAGCGTTCGCGCGTGGGCCTGCTGTGGGGGACGGTCTCGCACGACAATGAGCAGTACGCGACGCTGGCGCTGTACCTGCGTTTGAAGGGCATCGCGCCGCCGTCGAGCGAGAAGTAG
- a CDS encoding DUF1810 domain-containing protein — protein sequence MASTEGKQGKEDQYDLARFLSAQEDVYEQACAELRAGRKRSHWMWFIFPQIRGLGASEMSVRFAISSLEEAREYLAHEVLGRRLREAAGIVAALAGKTAEQVFGYPDDLKFHSSMTLFARVAEKESIFEIVLSEYFSGQMDPETLNRI from the coding sequence ATGGCTTCGACTGAAGGCAAGCAAGGCAAGGAAGACCAGTACGATCTTGCGCGATTCCTCAGCGCGCAGGAGGATGTCTACGAGCAGGCGTGCGCGGAGCTTCGCGCAGGACGCAAGCGGAGCCACTGGATGTGGTTCATCTTTCCGCAGATTCGCGGGCTGGGCGCGAGCGAGATGTCGGTGCGGTTCGCCATCTCGTCGCTCGAGGAGGCGCGGGAGTATCTTGCGCACGAGGTGCTGGGGCGGCGGCTGCGCGAGGCGGCAGGGATCGTCGCCGCGCTTGCGGGGAAGACGGCGGAGCAGGTCTTCGGCTATCCCGATGACCTGAAGTTTCACTCGAGCATGACGCTGTTCGCGAGGGTCGCGGAGAAGGAGTCGATCTTTGAGATCGTGTTGAGCGAATATTTTTCCGGCCAGATGGATCCGGAGACGCTGAACAGGATTTGA
- a CDS encoding thioredoxin domain-containing protein gives MLAAAGCHAQPPAGGKLSPELERRVEILIRSKTSLPPSYDIVIGQRTHSDVPGYDEITVLFSAEGKTSKPMTFLLSTDGKTLAQFSKFDISKDPRTLVSDAGRPSRGGPPNAPVVIVGFDDLECPFCAKMHAQLFPALLDRYKDQVRIVYRDFPLDQHPWAVRAAIDANCLAAQSAPGYWNFVDHVHDHLADIGGTEKSLAKANENLDLFAKEEGKRQKVNEQALNLCIEKQDDTAVKASIKEGSQLGVDATPALFINGERIDGAIPIEYVYRMIDRALVAAGQTPPPPVAPPAEPQAAPAPGGANPPAKPAGGQQ, from the coding sequence ATGCTGGCTGCGGCCGGCTGCCATGCTCAGCCGCCCGCCGGAGGCAAGCTGTCTCCTGAACTGGAGCGCCGGGTAGAGATACTTATCCGCTCCAAGACCAGCCTCCCTCCCAGCTACGACATCGTCATCGGGCAGAGGACGCACAGCGACGTACCGGGTTACGACGAGATCACGGTGCTCTTCTCGGCCGAAGGCAAGACCTCGAAGCCGATGACGTTTCTGCTGTCCACCGACGGCAAGACGCTGGCACAGTTCTCGAAGTTCGATATCAGCAAGGACCCCAGGACGCTGGTGAGCGACGCTGGACGTCCTTCGCGCGGCGGCCCGCCCAATGCGCCTGTGGTCATCGTCGGCTTCGACGATCTTGAGTGCCCGTTCTGTGCCAAGATGCACGCCCAGCTCTTCCCGGCGCTGCTTGACCGGTACAAGGACCAGGTCCGCATCGTCTACCGCGACTTTCCTCTGGATCAACACCCGTGGGCGGTACGCGCGGCGATCGACGCCAACTGTCTGGCGGCGCAGAGTGCCCCCGGCTATTGGAATTTTGTCGATCACGTGCACGATCACCTGGCCGACATCGGTGGAACGGAGAAGAGCCTGGCCAAAGCCAATGAGAACCTCGACCTTTTTGCCAAAGAGGAGGGCAAACGGCAGAAGGTGAACGAGCAGGCACTGAACCTCTGCATTGAGAAGCAGGACGATACCGCGGTGAAGGCGTCTATCAAAGAGGGATCGCAACTTGGGGTGGATGCTACCCCGGCGCTCTTTATTAATGGAGAACGGATCGACGGCGCGATCCCGATCGAGTATGTGTACCGTATGATCGACAGGGCGCTTGTAGCAGCCGGTCAGACGCCGCCACCGCCGGTGGCCCCGCCTGCTGAACCTCAAGCCGCTCCTGCGCCTGGCGGGGCAAATCCGCCGGCGAAACCTGCGGGCGGCCAGCAGTAA
- a CDS encoding SurA N-terminal domain-containing protein, with protein MELTARKSSLQVRRASRPAALLVVAAALAGCNHARNADVVATVNGKAIMKAEMDKAYQSQLGEQQQQQQQQLTKEQSDSLRLSVLRNLIDEEIIEQRAAKMNLTATNEEVDAKVAEMKAPYTEDQFNEKLKASNHTLDDVKHDIRRSLTINKLLSKEIDSKITVTDADVANYYNAHKAEFNLIETQYHLAQIQVTSVPSEQPGNLQNSKATNDTEAKKKIQALKNRLDSGEDFGALAMNFSERPETASSGGDIGFVSESQMKADPAIYNAVIKLKNGQITDILPLLDGQSKKPVGYAIYKLISREPAGQRELSDPRVQQAIRQQLREARSQLLKSAYFEMLRDQSKVENFLAEQIFKNEAH; from the coding sequence ATGGAATTGACCGCGAGAAAGAGTTCGCTTCAGGTGCGCCGCGCCTCGCGCCCTGCGGCGTTGCTGGTTGTGGCGGCCGCTTTGGCCGGCTGCAACCACGCCCGCAACGCCGACGTCGTCGCCACGGTAAACGGCAAGGCGATCATGAAGGCGGAGATGGACAAGGCCTACCAGTCGCAGTTGGGCGAACAGCAGCAACAGCAGCAACAGCAACTGACGAAAGAGCAGTCCGACTCCCTGCGCCTGAGTGTGCTCAGAAACCTGATCGACGAAGAGATCATCGAGCAGCGCGCGGCCAAAATGAACCTGACCGCCACCAACGAAGAGGTGGACGCAAAGGTCGCCGAGATGAAGGCCCCCTACACCGAGGACCAGTTCAACGAGAAGCTGAAGGCCAGCAACCACACCCTCGACGACGTGAAGCACGACATCCGCCGCTCGCTCACGATCAACAAGCTGCTCTCCAAGGAGATCGACTCGAAGATCACGGTCACGGACGCCGACGTTGCGAACTACTACAACGCGCACAAGGCCGAGTTCAACCTGATCGAGACGCAGTATCACCTTGCGCAGATCCAGGTGACCAGCGTTCCCTCCGAGCAGCCCGGAAACCTTCAGAACAGCAAGGCTACCAACGACACAGAAGCGAAGAAGAAGATTCAAGCGCTCAAAAACCGGCTGGACAGCGGGGAGGACTTCGGCGCATTGGCGATGAACTTCTCCGAGCGTCCGGAGACAGCTTCCAGCGGTGGAGACATCGGGTTCGTCTCCGAGTCGCAGATGAAGGCAGACCCTGCGATCTACAACGCGGTTATCAAGTTGAAGAACGGTCAGATCACCGACATTCTTCCCCTGCTGGATGGGCAGTCAAAGAAGCCCGTCGGCTACGCCATCTACAAGCTCATCTCGCGCGAGCCCGCGGGGCAGCGCGAACTCAGCGATCCTCGTGTGCAGCAGGCCATCCGCCAGCAGCTTCGTGAGGCGCGCTCGCAGTTGCTCAAGAGCGCTTACTTCGAGATGCTGCGCGATCAGTCGAAGGTCGAAAACTTCTTAGCCGAACAGATATTCAAGAACGAAGCGCACTGA
- a CDS encoding Gfo/Idh/MocA family oxidoreductase, whose product MTAPVRFGILGFGNHAVRRLLPAFSRSSRVKLTGMWRRDQNAARQNCADHHIEHCFALPEDLCNSPEVDVVFITSPDAMHRDDTLKVIRAGKAVLCEKPVSMNVAEAREMHEAAKAAGVLYGVAQNFRYNRSLDWIKEQIRAGKIGKPQIVHSEFAYPGDRAPRKWIMDPTLAAGGPIADVGVHCIDALRYVLGADVLSVNTLAIKGRDTDGVEAIASLQMEMSGGVLANVTVNARAPYRTLISITGSDGVLVAESGFSVDRPVEIVHRRAGEIIETVTLDNSDGYTRMLEAFAQALRGGEPFAATGEDAVRNMAALDAAFKSWRTGARETV is encoded by the coding sequence ATGACTGCGCCTGTACGTTTTGGCATCCTCGGCTTTGGCAACCACGCTGTAAGACGCCTTCTTCCCGCCTTCTCGCGTTCCAGCCGCGTCAAACTGACCGGCATGTGGCGGCGCGACCAGAACGCCGCGCGGCAGAACTGCGCCGACCACCACATCGAGCACTGCTTCGCCTTGCCGGAGGACCTGTGCAACTCTCCCGAGGTCGATGTCGTCTTCATCACGTCACCCGATGCCATGCACCGCGACGATACCCTCAAGGTCATCCGCGCAGGCAAGGCCGTTCTTTGCGAAAAGCCCGTCTCGATGAATGTCGCGGAGGCGCGCGAGATGCACGAGGCCGCGAAGGCAGCCGGCGTGCTGTACGGCGTCGCACAGAACTTCCGTTACAACCGCAGCCTGGACTGGATCAAGGAACAGATTCGTGCGGGCAAGATCGGCAAACCTCAGATCGTCCACTCCGAGTTCGCCTACCCCGGCGATCGCGCGCCGCGCAAGTGGATCATGGACCCCACACTCGCGGCTGGCGGCCCCATTGCCGACGTCGGCGTGCACTGCATCGACGCTCTGCGTTATGTGCTGGGAGCAGACGTGCTGAGTGTCAATACGCTCGCGATCAAGGGCCGCGATACGGACGGCGTGGAAGCCATCGCTTCGTTGCAGATGGAGATGTCAGGCGGTGTCCTGGCCAATGTCACAGTAAACGCCAGGGCCCCCTATCGCACGTTGATCTCGATTACTGGGAGCGACGGCGTATTGGTGGCAGAGAGCGGATTCTCGGTCGACCGTCCTGTGGAGATCGTGCATCGTCGTGCGGGAGAGATCATCGAGACGGTGACGCTCGACAACAGCGACGGCTACACGCGGATGCTTGAGGCCTTTGCACAGGCGCTGCGCGGCGGCGAGCCGTTTGCCGCAACCGGCGAAGATGCCGTGCGCAACATGGCCGCGCTCGATGCTGCGTTCAAGAGCTGGCGGACCGGCGCGCGCGAGACTGTTTAG
- a CDS encoding cytochrome C, with the protein MRSLVGGLAAAIVAVAVLGCNTINQPTPPIAGSTNDPATPEFYTGHVQPIFKKYCYRCHGGLNHRGGLTLSTRAGLFHGGESGQVVVPGDPANSLLVKLIRHEGTKKVPGPMPSKSAKLADADIATVERWVQAGALMPPDPPVK; encoded by the coding sequence ATGCGGAGTCTTGTCGGCGGCCTTGCGGCTGCCATTGTGGCAGTGGCTGTCCTCGGATGCAACACAATCAATCAACCCACGCCGCCCATCGCCGGAAGCACGAACGATCCTGCAACCCCTGAGTTCTACACGGGCCATGTCCAGCCCATCTTTAAGAAGTACTGCTATCGCTGCCACGGCGGCCTCAACCACCGGGGAGGGCTCACTCTCTCCACGCGCGCAGGGCTCTTTCATGGAGGCGAAAGCGGGCAGGTTGTCGTGCCGGGAGATCCCGCCAACAGCCTGCTGGTAAAGCTGATCCGTCACGAGGGAACCAAGAAGGTCCCTGGCCCCATGCCGTCGAAGTCGGCCAAGCTTGCCGACGCGGACATTGCGACGGTGGAGCGTTGGGTACAGGCGGGCGCGCTGATGCCGCCCGATCCTCCGGTGAAGTGA
- a CDS encoding CHAD domain-containing protein gives MTASETAYPVRTLREHVSALEAAMMICLARPKPRAVHRLRTTTRRIEGQFALLGIVRDVPLYDEHLAKTRRSLGKIRRAAGSVRDLDVQQELIGSVASTSRSESLQHDAARLRTDIGEMRKDHAARLQKLLHRRAAGLTARLENLLETLEPVESSALAPAELATLARGWFQRNAPAAPTGSSGDDPEYLHAVRKTAKLARYIAENAPRGAAVARELARSFEELQQAGGEWHDWLVLAALADKRLGTASPLTKIFAQRCRLSLAAYKKRVSRGVA, from the coding sequence ATGACGGCATCTGAGACAGCCTATCCGGTCCGTACGCTTCGCGAGCATGTCTCCGCTCTGGAGGCCGCAATGATGATCTGCCTTGCCCGCCCCAAACCGCGAGCCGTGCACCGGCTGCGCACGACGACAAGACGCATCGAGGGCCAGTTCGCCTTGCTCGGCATCGTCCGGGACGTGCCGCTGTACGACGAGCATCTCGCGAAGACGCGTCGCAGCCTCGGGAAGATTCGCCGCGCTGCAGGAAGCGTTCGCGACCTCGACGTGCAGCAGGAGTTGATCGGCAGCGTTGCATCAACCTCCCGCAGTGAATCTCTCCAACACGACGCGGCACGGCTTCGCACAGATATTGGAGAGATGCGAAAGGACCACGCCGCACGTTTGCAGAAACTCCTGCACCGGCGCGCGGCCGGGCTTACCGCACGACTGGAAAATCTGCTGGAGACGCTCGAACCCGTTGAATCCTCGGCTCTGGCCCCCGCAGAACTCGCCACACTGGCGCGCGGCTGGTTTCAGCGAAATGCGCCGGCCGCGCCCACGGGCAGCAGCGGCGACGACCCCGAGTACCTTCATGCCGTCAGAAAGACGGCGAAGCTGGCGCGGTACATCGCAGAAAACGCTCCCAGGGGAGCAGCGGTTGCGCGCGAGCTTGCCCGTTCCTTTGAGGAGCTTCAGCAGGCCGGCGGCGAATGGCACGACTGGCTGGTGCTTGCCGCACTGGCAGACAAGCGGTTGGGCACGGCGTCGCCGCTGACGAAGATCTTCGCGCAACGCTGCCGCCTTTCGCTCGCGGCCTACAAGAAGCGTGTGAGCAGGGGCGTCGCCTAG